From the genome of Chloroflexota bacterium:
ATGGGCATCGGTAACACCACGGCCAGCAGCGCTATCTGTGCCGTTATGACGGGAAAACCGGTGGCTGAGGTAACAGGGCAGGGCACCGGCCTGACGGATGAGCAGTTGCAGCATAAAATAATTGTAATCGAGCGGGCTCTCGCTATAAACCAACCTGAGCCGAGTAAGCCGCTGGAGGTACTGGCGAAAGTGGGTGGGTTTGAAATCGGGGGGTTGGTCGGGGTAATGCTGGGAGCGGCAGCGAAGCGCATTCCGGTGGTTATTGACGGCTTTATCTCAGGCGCCGCGGCGCTCATTGCCACGGCACTGTCACCAGGATTGAAAGACTATCTGATTGCGGCCCACCTTTCGGCGGAACCGGGTCACCGTATATTGCTTGAACACCTGGGATTAAAACCGTTGCTCAGCCTGGACATGCGTCTGGGCGAAGGCACCGGGGCTGCACTGGGAATATTTTTAGCTGAGACCGCGGCCAGGGTTCTGAATGAGATGGCTACCTTTGGTGAAGCTGGAGTATCGGAAGGAGATAAACAGACCATTGACTAGGTTTCTGGCGGCTTTGCAATTTCTGACCATCATCGCCGTACCATGGCGACGAGAAGTGAAGGCAGATGAAATCGGACGTTCTGCCGGTTACTTCCCGGTGATAGGGTTCATCATCGGGCTTATACTGGTCGGTTTAAACTGGATTTTCGGTATTCTGCTACCACCTGTGGTAGCCAATGCGCTGCTCCTGGCTTTCCTCGCCGTCATCAGCGGGGCAATGCACCTTGATGGCTTCGCCGATACCTGTGACGGGTTAGTTGGCCACAAGACGGTGGAGGAAAGGTGGCAGGTGATGCGCGATAGCCGGGCCGGGGCCTATGGTATCGTTGGCGTTGTTCTAATCTTATTGGTGAAATACGTTTCGCTGAGCAGTATCCCGGCAGATTTAATGATGATGACGCTGATACTGATGCCAGTCATAAGCCGATGGGCGATGACCTACGCCATTTTCGCCTATCCCTATGCCCGCCCCACGGGTTTAGGGAAGTCATTCAAGCAGGGGACTACCTGGCCAAGGTTCACCATGGCGACGGTTATAACGGTTGCAATAGTGGCAGTAATCGGGCAGCTGGCTGGCCTGGCCATCCTGTTTCTCGTCTGGTTGGTCACCCTGGTGATGGCTGCTTATTTCAAGAGCCGATTTCAAGGGCTCACCGGCGATAACTATGGCGCCATAAATGAGGTTGCCGAAGTCAGCGTGCTCATCTTCATTACCATACTGGTACAGTTTGGGCTGGCCTAGGAAGGAGCGACATTGAGTAAAGTATTTGTATCATGGAGCGGAGGCAAGGAAAGCTGCTTTACCTGTTACCGGGCGATAGCAAGCGGATTGAAAGTCAGCTATCTGGCTAACATGGTAACTGAGGACGGGACACGCTCTCGTACTCATGGACTTTCATCCAGGATACTCCAAATGCAGGCACAGGCAATAGGCATTCCTCTGGTGCAGCGGCAGGCCACCTGGCAGAGCTATGAAAACGAGTTCAAGAAAATGGTCGGTGAATTGAAGCAGGAAGGCATTGAAGGCGGCGTCTTCGGTGATATCGACCTTGAGGAGCACCGGGAATGGGTGGAAAGGGTCTGTCGGGAAGCTGGAATCACGTCCCATCAACCCCTCTGGGGCCAGAGCCAGGCAGAAATACTGAGGGATTTTGTTGATTCTGGATTTGAAACCATTGTCGTAGCCACCAGGGCCGACAAGCTTGGCGAAGAATGGCTGGGAAGAAAAATCGACGCCGATTTCGTTGAACAGATAACTGAAATGAGCAAGACACAGGCCATTACCCCCTGCGGTGAGACCGGAGAGTACCATACCCTCGTGGTTGACGGTCCTCTGTTCCAGAAGCGGATGGAAATCACGGAAGCCAGAAAGGTATTCAGGGACGACCACTGGTTTCTGGAAATCGTTAACGCCGAACTGAAGGCGAAGTAATCATGGCGAAGATTGTGCTTATCATCGGTGGAGCGCGCAGTGGAAAAAGCCGCTACGCGGTGGAGCTTGCCCGGAAGAAAGCGGAGAAGGTGCTTTTCGTGGCTACAGCGGAGGTGGGTGACGAGGAGATGAGGCAGCGCATTGAGGAGCACAAGAAAGCAAGGCCAGCTACCTGGCGAACACTGGAAGTCCAAATCGATGTGGGGAAAAGGATACAGCAGGAACTGGGCGATGCTGCAGTTGTTATCGTTGACTGTATCGCTCTGCTGGTGAACAACGTTTTAAGTCGGCAGTACAGCGTGAATAACCACACCAAAAGGCCGAAAGCTATTGAGAAAGCAGTCGAAGATGAAATAAACGGATTAATTGCCTGTTTCCGTCAGGTTGAGGCGAATTTCATCGTGGTCAGCAATGAAGTGGGCACCGGGATAGTGCCGGCGGATGAAATGAGCCGATTATACCGTGATTTGCTGGGCAAGGCCAATCAGATGCTGGCGCAGCATGCCGATGAGGTGCTGATGATGGTGGCCGGAATACCGCTCCGGATAAAAGGCAACGATTCAGGCCAGTAAATTGAAGTCAATAGTCAAAAATCACAATTTTACTTTTCTAACGCAAAATACACTATGCCTGGTTTTTTGATATACTTTTTATTAATGATTAACATACATACCTGCTTCATCTAATTTGTAATAACTCAAAAAGGATACGGATAATGTCAGCCCAACTGTATTTACGCAGTAGATGTGATGTACTTCTCGGTCATGGAGACTTGAACTTAGTAGGTTCGGGTGAATACTGCAAAGATTATGATTTTTCTATTTCTAAGTCTGGACAATTAATAAAATTAAAATTACCCGAAGATGGAAAGACCATTATAGCTGAAACTGTCATTAATAATATCAATCCAGATATCATACAAATACTAAGAGCCAGTGACTACGATAGCCTCAATAAAACTGAACAAGGTAAATTAAGAGAAATAACAAAGCCTATTGTAGATTCCATGAGAGAATTAGTTGGTCTTATTAAACAAGAGCATACTAGGTTTGATATCAGTGATTCACTAATAGGTAATGTTCGTACTGAATGGTCACTTGGAGCTGGCAAGTGGTATTCAACACCTTATAGCATAACTATCGAAGGTGGCGCTTTGCCTGGGCTTGGTAATATGGATGATAAGATGGCGCAACATCTACAAGAATTATTATCAAAAAATGAGCAACCTCTTGTCGCAATCAATTACTTACATCAGGCAATAAATTCAAATTCTACACGTTATCAATGGATATATGCAACCATTTCAGCAGAGTTGGCTATTAAAGAGATATTAATTAGAATAGAGCCCAAACTTGAAGTTATACTTAGCACATTACCATCTCCCCCATTAGAGAGACTATATGGTGATGTCTTGGAATCTTTATCGGGAGTCAAGCCACAAACAAGTGACTTAAATAGACTAAAATGGGGTGCAATACGTCGTAATAAACTTATACACAGCATTGAAAATGAGCCTCCTTCTTTCGAGGAGGCTAACGAATACAACCATTTCATTAATGATCAGATTAAGTGGCTTCTATATCAATATCGCCATAGAAAATAATACTTAGAACTATATATTCTCCCTGTATCAATATATTTGCTAACATTTTTGCTAACGAACTTCAACATATGAAATGGTATTCAGGATTGCTTGTTTTCACCCGATGGGATGATACACCTGTATTTATTAATCAGAGTGCAACAGTTTCGAGACCTGTTGACTTAATCCGTGTGATCGAGAGCGTTCCTTAATTGCCTCGTGAAATCGACCAGCTCTATCAGAGAACTATCAGACTCAATAAGCTGAATTATCCGGCTGCCCACAATTACCCCGTCGGCTATCCTGGCTAATTGCCGTGCCTGTTCCGCGGTGGATATCCCAAAGCCAATGCACAGGGGCTTGTTGGTCTGGTTTCTGACCTGTGTTACGAATCCTTCCAGGTTTTCCGACAAACTGTCTCTGGCGCCGGTTACGCCGATTACCGATACCAGATATATGAATCCCTGGGAGTGCTCCGCCACGAGCCTGATGCGCTCGTCATTGCTGGTGGGGGCAAGCAGATAGATGAGGTCGAGTTTGTGTTTTTGAGCAACTGCTTCCAGTTCTTTCCCTTCTTCCGGCGGCAGGTCGGGCACAATAAGACCGCTCACGCCGGCGTCGGCGCATTGCTGGCAGAAGGCATCAAGGCCGAAGTGATACACCGGATTGTAATAGGTCATAAAGACCAATGGCGTGGTGATTTCCCGGTGTAACTGACTGGCCATCTCCAGACAAAGCTGTGGCGTGACACCGTTCTGGAGTGCCCGGTGGCTGGCTCGCTGAATGGTGGTGCCATCGGCCAGGGGGTCGGAGAAGGGGATGCCCAGCTCGATGATGTCAACGCCATTATTTGCCAGCGCGAGCGCTGCTTTTTTAGTCACTTCAAGGTCAGGATAGCCCACCGTGAGATAGGCAATCAGCGCTTTGTAATCCGGTTTGAAGACGGAAGCAATCTGGCTCATTTCTTCTTGTCCATATATCTGGCGACTATTTCCAGGTCCTTATCTCCGCGACCGGAAAGGTTGACCACGATGATTTTATCGGTGGGCAGGTTAGACGCTATTTCAGCAGCATGGTAGATGGCGTGGGCGGGCTCCATGGCCGGGATGATACCTTCCGTGGTACAGAGAAGCTGAAACCCTTCCACCGCCTGTTCGTCGGTAACGGCGACGTAGCTGGCACGTCCGATGTCTTTATAGTAGCTGTGTTCCGGCCCCACGCCGGGATAGTCCAGTCCGGGAGCGATGCTGTGGGTCTCACTTATCTGACCGTTATCATCTTCCAGAAGGTAGGATTTGGCCCCGTGCAGAACACCCACCTTACCCGCGGCCAGAGGTGCTGCATGGCTTCCTGTCTCCAGACCTCGTCCACCAGCCTCGACGCCAACAAATTCAACCCCCGCATCGTTGAAAAAGGGATGAAAGAGGCCGATGCTGTTGCTGCCCCCACCGACGCAGGCCACCAGATAGTCGGGCAGGCGATGGTATATGGAGAGCATCTGGTCTCTCGTTTCCTGTCCGATTACCGATTGAAAATCGCGCACCAGCAACGGGTACGGGTGAGGGCCAACCACCGACCCGAGCAGGTAATAGGTGTCACCGACATTGGTGACCCAGTCGCGAATGGCTTCGTTGATGGCATCTTTGAGGGTGCGGCTGCCGGAGGAAACACTGCGGACCTCGGCGCCCATCAATTTCATACGGTGGGCATTGGGGGCCTGCCGCTCGATATCTTCCTCGCCCATATAGACAACGGCTTTTAGGCCGAGCAGGGCACAGGCGGCGGCAACAGCCACGCCATGCTGTCCGGCACCGGTCTCGGCAATCACCCGCTTTTTCCCCATGCGCTTTGCCAGCAGTGCCTGCCCAACGGCGTTATTTATCTTATGTGCTCCGGTGTGTGCCAGGTCTTCCCTTTTCAATAAGATAACCGCGCCTCCGGCATGCTCCGATAGCTGACGGGCATGATACAGAGGGGTAGGTCGGCCGATATATTCGCGGCACAGGTGTTGAAACTCGTCCTGAAAGACTTTATCAGCACATGCTTCACCATAAGCCTGCTCAAGCTCATCGAGGGCTGCCATCAGCGTTTCCGGAACAAACCTGCCGCCGTAATCACCGAAGTAACCGCGGATGTCTGGTTTACCCACTGTGCTCATCGAACCTCCTTACGGCTCTAATAAAAGCCCTGATTCTGGATATATGTTTCACACCACCCACCTCCACGCCCGATGATACATCCACGCCCCAGGGAGCCACTTTATCGATAGCCGGACCGACGTTTTCCGGGGTAAGGCCACCGGCCAGGAGCACCGGATATACCTCGGCCACGTGTTTGGCCAGATTCCAGTCGAGCATTTTCCCTGTCCCACCGTATTTCCCCTGGAACTCCGAATCCAGCAGAAAAACATGTTTCTGGCTGGACAGAGCTGTAGCCCCTTCTGCTAAATAGTCGCAGACCTCAGCAGCACTCTGACCGCGTTTCACCCTGACGGCTTTTATCACCGGACGGGCAATCTCACTGCAGTACTCCCAGGGCTCGTCGCCGCTCAACTGCACCCTGTCCAGATAACAACTATCTGCAATCAGGTTTACCGTTGCCACGTGTGAATTGACAAATACACCGACCACTTCGGTTGGGCGGTCGCTCTGTTTTACCGCCATGGCAATTTTCTGCGCCTGTTCCAGAGAAATCCGCCGCGGGCTGGGGGCGAAAATCAGTCCGATTAAGTCCGCTCCAGCTTCAGCAGCCGCCAGAGCATGTTTTTCCTCTTTGATGCCGCAAATCTTTATATATGTCATTTCACCAGTTCTCTCAGCTTAACTGCGATATCATTAGACGTAAGCAGTGCCTCGCCTACCAGGGCAGCATCGATGCCCCAGCTTTTCAGATAATCAATGTCCTGTCGACTGCTTATGCCGCTCTCACTGACCACAACCCTGTCCTCCGGTATCAGTGGCCGCAGACGCTGCGTGGTGCCGATGTCAACCTGAAAGGTCTTCAGGTCGCGGTTGTTGATACCTATGATTCGAGCGCCGCTGCGAAGTGCACTATCAACTTCGCTTTCATTGTGCACCTCAACCAGACAGCTCAGACCGAGTTCATGGCTCAGCGCCAACAGCTCATCAAGCTGCTCCTGTTCCAGTATCGCCACGATGAGCAGCAACGCATCGGCACCAAAGGCGCAGGACTCGTAGACCTGATAAGGGTCAAAAATGAAGTCCTTCCTGAGGAGTGGAATCTTAATATCCTCCCTGATTTCAGCCAGGTGGTCGAGGTTGCCCTGGAAATACTTGCTTTCCGTCAGCACCGAAATGGCTGCCGCACCATTATCCGCATACGTCTTGGCCAACGCCACAGGATTGAAATCATGGCAGAGGACGCCTCTGGAAGGCGATGCCCTTTTGACCTCGGCAATAATGCTGACGCTCCCCTTTTTCAGAGCGGCGGCGAAGTCCAACGTCCCCGCACATTGGGCAATCCGTGATTCCAACTCAGAAACAGGCACCGCTTTCTTGTGCTGCTCTAGTTCTTCCTTCTTATCGGCGACAATTTTGTCCAGCATAGTAGTTGCTTTTATCCCAGTTTGTTACTCAGTCGAATCAGGCCTTCAAGCTTTTCTCTGGCCTGGCCACTGTCGATGGCGACTTCGGCGAGGCGTACTCCTTCTTTCAGGTCTGCCGCCCGCCTGCCGGCATAAATAGCGGCCGCCGCATTCAGCACCACCACATCGCGCTCGGGGCCTTTTTCACCATTGAAGATTCGACGCAGTATAGCGGCGTTTTCCTCCGGCGTCCCTCCCCTGATTTCCGAGATTCCGGTTTTCTTAAGGTTAAAGTCGGCGGGTTCAACTTCAGACGGGGGCTGGACACCCTGCTCATTGACCTCCCAGACCATAGACTTACCGCTGATGGAGAGCTCGTCCATGCCATCAAGGCTGTGGACCACGAGGGAGTGTTTTGTGCCCAACCTGTGAAGTACGGCGGCGATTTTCTCGCCCAGCTCTTTATTGGGCACGCCTATTACCTGAAACTCAGCGCGGGCGGGATTTGTCAGTGGCCCAAGGATATTGAAAACCGTCCTGATGCCGATTTCCCGTCGCGGGCCGGCGGCGTGTTTCATCGCCGGGTGAAAGATAGGGGCGAACATGAAGCCAATGCCCACTTTTTCCAGGCATTCGGCGACGGCCTGGGCATTGAGGTCGATTTTGACGCCCAGCGCTTCGAGAACGTCGGCGCTGCCGCACTGGCTGGTCATGGCACGGTTGCCGTGCTTGGCGACTTTCAGTCCGGCGCCGGCGGCAACGAAAGCGGCGGCGGTGGAAATGTTTATGCTGGAGCAGTTATCCCCGCCGGTGCCGCAGGTATCAATCATTGGCGGCGTTGCCTTTACCGGGACGGCTTTTTCCCGCATGACGCTGGCCAGACCGGCGATTTCATCCACCGTTTCCCCTTTGATGCGCAGCGCGGTGACAAAAGCGGCAATCTGGGCCGGCGTTGCCTCCCCGCCCATTATCTCCTCCATCACGGCCGCCGCCTGCTCAAAGCTCAGCGAGCTGCCTGAAACCAGATTGCTGATGGCTTCTTTAATCATTTTTTAACTCCACTATATTTTGTTCTTCTTCTAGCACAAAACTCTCTACATCAACGTGCCTTTCAAAACAAAGATAGCTAACCCATGTGCGCTTATGAATGTCGTTGTATTTTACGGCAACAATCCCAGGATATTTGCGTTTAATTACTTCTTTTAATCCTGGCAACCACGCCTCTTTTTCAAATCCCAATTTAACTAAACCTGTAGGAGCTCTACTTATATTAGTTTGCCATTCTTCATCAAGTGCCAAATATCCTCTATTATCACCAAAATAAGTTTCTTCAGGGCTCCACAGAGCTGCCCATAGATTTATCGCTGGTCCCTTACCTACATTTCGTATAGTTATTGTAAATTCCCTAGATGGTGGCTTTCCTTTTTCATCTTTATCCCATTGAACAGCTTCGCCATTTAATTTTATCAAGAGATAAGGCCGTGCTTCACTTAAGCGCTGCTCTCTCATCTCTTCAGCCATTTTCACGCTGGCTTTAGCAATATCAGTAGTTCGCTTTGCGTAGATAAATGTAATTAGTACAAGAGCGAAAGTTAATAATACTTGAGCAATGTTGATTTTAGCTTCATTTACTACGGTAACAATTAATGCAGCTACTATCGCAATAAACACTACAAAAAAGATGCCGGATTCAACTTTATCTATTGTTTTCACTCCTTCACACCCCCTTTCGTTTCTTATCTTTTCCCGGCCGCCCTCGTCTCATCGGCGGCTTAGCCTATAGTTTCCCCCTTTGGGAAAGGGGGATAAAGGGGGATTTCATTTAAAAATCCCTCTCAATCTCCCTTTACAAAAGGGAGAGGATACTTACTTTCTCATCTCCAAAAAATTTCTTAATAAATCCTTACCCACCTCGGTCATTATGGATTCCGGGTGGAACTGCACGCCCTCGATGGGGTACTGGCGGTGACGCAGGCCCATGATGATGCCGTTTTCCGTCCAGGCGCTGACCTCAAGGCAGTCCGGCAGGTCATCGCGCATCACCGCCAGGGAATGATAGCGGATGGCAGGAAATGGCTCGGGCAGGCCCTCAAAAAGTCCCCGGCCGTCATGGTGGATGAGGGATGATTTACCGTGCTTGATTTCACCGGCACCTTCAACTCTGCCTCCGTAACTATAACCGATACACTGGTGCCCCAGGCAAACGCCCAATATGGGCAAGTGCTGACCAAAATGTCGGATCACCTCATTGGAGATGCCGGCCTGTCGTGGAGTGCCCGGTCCGGGGGAGATGACAATGAACTCCGGCGACAGCCTTTCCATCTCGTCAAGGCTGATTTTATCGTTGCGGAACACCTTCACCTCTTCTCCCAGTTCGCTGAGGTACTGGTAGAGGTTGTAGGTAAAGCTATCGTAATTATCAATCAACAGGAGCATGACTGGCCTCCGCCTGCTTCATCGCGGCAAGCAATGCCTGCGCTTTGTTCAGGCTTTCCTGGTATTCATTTTCTGGAATGCTATCGGCGACAATACCTCCGCCGGCCTGCATATGGGCAACGCCGTCCTTGATGACAATGGTGCGGATGGTGATGGCGGTATCGAGGTTGCCGGAAAAATCGAAGTAGCCAACGGCGCCGGCATAGGGGCCCCTCTTATCCGGTTCCAGTTCGGCAATAATCTCCATGGCTCGAATCTTCGGTGCCCCGGAAACGGTGCCGGCCGGGAAGCAGGCCCTCAGGGCATCGAACTGGGTCATCCCGGCCCTCAATTTCCCCTGAACGTGGGACACCAGATGCATCACGTGCGAGTATCTTTCGATATCCATGAACTGCGTCACGGAAACGGTGCCCGGCTCGCTGATGCGGCCGATATCATTGCGGCCGAGGTCGACCAGCATGATGTGCTCGGCGCGTTCCTTCTCGTCATTGAGAAGTTCCCTGGCCAGTTCCAGGTCGCGGTCGGGGTCATGGCTGCGGGGTCGGGTGCCGGCGATGGGGTGGTTGGAGACGACGCCGTCCTCCACCCTGACCAGCAGCTCGGGAGAAGCACCAATGATATGGCAGTCGTCAAGGTGCAGGAAGTACATGTAGGGGGAGGGGTTGATCGAGCGCAGCGCACGATAGATGGCAAAAGGTGGGGCACTGGTACGCTTGGACAGGCGCTGCGACAGGACGGCCTGAATGATATCTCCGGCATATATGTGGTCTTTGGCTTTGTTCACTATATTTTCAAAATCGACTTTAGTAAGATTTGAAGTAACCGGCGACTCTAATTCTGCGGATGGCGAAAGTGCAGCGCCGATTGGCTGCTTTAGTCTTTCCGCCATACGGTCGATTTTATCCGTTGCCTCACGGTATGCCTGCTCGATATCACCGTCAAGATAGGCGTGGGCTACTATCTTTATCTTGTGAGTCAGGTGGTCGAAGACCAGCAGCGTATCCGCCAGCATAAGAATGGACTCCGGAAGGCCGAGGGGGTCGTTCTCCGGGGTGGGTAATCTCTCAAAGTACCGTGCCACTTCGTAACTGAGGTAGCCGACGATGCCGCCATGAAAGCGGGGCAGGCCGGACACCGGCACCGGCCGGTAGTGCTGGAACTCCTTTTCGATGAGTGTCAGCGGATCGATGGGGTTTTCCCTGCCAGTCTTGATAACCTGAGACGGTTCCGTGCCGATGAAGCTATAGCGGGCAAGCCTTTCCCCGCCCTCCACACTCTCCAGTAGGAAGGAATAGTTGCCACGGGCTATCTTGAGGTAGGCGGACACCGGTGTCTCCAGGTCGGCCATCATCTCACGGTACACCGGCACCAGATTGCCCCGTTTCTTCAGTTTCTTGACTTCTTCTAAATCAGGATAGTACATATTTATTACCTTTTTGGGGAATAAAAAAACCCCCGCCCTGGAAGGGGCGGAGGCTGCTACCGCGGTGCCACCCTTCTTGGTCATTGGAGATAAAAGGAATATATGACCATCTCTTTCAGGTACGGTCCTTTTCTGGAAGGACGATACCCTGGGGTCTGATAACGCTTCCCCTGCGTCAAAGCCTAATCGCTATTGCAGCTTTCGGTTTGCGGCTCCCGGGTCCATTCCGCTCCGGCGCTGGCATCGGCTCTCACCTTACCCGACTCTCTGCGCCCCGCTCTGGAGCCTACTAGTCCTGTTCGCAGCCTTTAACTATTACTATTACAGTATACAGACAAACGGGAGGCTTTTGTCAAGTGGAAGCTGTAAAACGTTCAAAATTGGCTTACTCGGTGAAGGCCAGTATACCCGGTATTATCAGGTTCACTACAGGGATGATCATCAGTATTCCCAGCCAGGACGGATGCTTTCTGGCGCTGGCAATCCCCATCCACACGATGACGCCGAGGACGATATTTACCAGCGGGATGAAAAACAGGATGGTCCACCAGCCAGAATGTCCGGCAACCTTGCACGTCAAGTACAGGTTGGCAATCGGTATCCAGGCAAGCCAGGCATTCCTGGTACCAGTCTTGTTGGCGATGATGTGAAGGGTGAGCGCCAGCCAGACATATATCGCCAGACCCCAGAACCCGTTCAATTCAGAGGCTACTATCCAGTTCCACATTTTTCACCTCATTCAATCTCAGATGGTAGTTTGGATATGACCTTCCCACTCTCATTTGAAACGGTCGGTGATGCTTTTGCCGAAATCCTGCGCTGCTTTGCCTACCTCCTGGAATTTGGTTTTGACATCCTCGTCCTGAAAGCGGTTGCCGAAGGTCTTGGCCGCATTGGCGGCGCTATCGCCGAATTCTTTGGCCTTTTCCTTGAGCTGGGGGTCGTTGAAGATTTCGCTTATGGCCTCGCCAAAGGCACGGAACATCTCGCCAAAACTGTCGGCGGTACCCTTTTTATCTTCTTTCTCTTC
Proteins encoded in this window:
- a CDS encoding nicotinate-nucleotide--dimethylbenzimidazole phosphoribosyltransferase codes for the protein MGIGNTTASSAICAVMTGKPVAEVTGQGTGLTDEQLQHKIIVIERALAINQPEPSKPLEVLAKVGGFEIGGLVGVMLGAAAKRIPVVIDGFISGAAALIATALSPGLKDYLIAAHLSAEPGHRILLEHLGLKPLLSLDMRLGEGTGAALGIFLAETAARVLNEMATFGEAGVSEGDKQTID
- the cobS gene encoding adenosylcobinamide-GDP ribazoletransferase, with protein sequence MTRFLAALQFLTIIAVPWRREVKADEIGRSAGYFPVIGFIIGLILVGLNWIFGILLPPVVANALLLAFLAVISGAMHLDGFADTCDGLVGHKTVEERWQVMRDSRAGAYGIVGVVLILLVKYVSLSSIPADLMMMTLILMPVISRWAMTYAIFAYPYARPTGLGKSFKQGTTWPRFTMATVITVAIVAVIGQLAGLAILFLVWLVTLVMAAYFKSRFQGLTGDNYGAINEVAEVSVLIFITILVQFGLA
- a CDS encoding diphthine--ammonia ligase, with the translated sequence MSKVFVSWSGGKESCFTCYRAIASGLKVSYLANMVTEDGTRSRTHGLSSRILQMQAQAIGIPLVQRQATWQSYENEFKKMVGELKQEGIEGGVFGDIDLEEHREWVERVCREAGITSHQPLWGQSQAEILRDFVDSGFETIVVATRADKLGEEWLGRKIDADFVEQITEMSKTQAITPCGETGEYHTLVVDGPLFQKRMEITEARKVFRDDHWFLEIVNAELKAK
- the cobU gene encoding bifunctional adenosylcobinamide kinase/adenosylcobinamide-phosphate guanylyltransferase, which codes for MAKIVLIIGGARSGKSRYAVELARKKAEKVLFVATAEVGDEEMRQRIEEHKKARPATWRTLEVQIDVGKRIQQELGDAAVVIVDCIALLVNNVLSRQYSVNNHTKRPKAIEKAVEDEINGLIACFRQVEANFIVVSNEVGTGIVPADEMSRLYRDLLGKANQMLAQHADEVLMMVAGIPLRIKGNDSGQ
- the trpA gene encoding tryptophan synthase subunit alpha, whose product is MSQIASVFKPDYKALIAYLTVGYPDLEVTKKAALALANNGVDIIELGIPFSDPLADGTTIQRASHRALQNGVTPQLCLEMASQLHREITTPLVFMTYYNPVYHFGLDAFCQQCADAGVSGLIVPDLPPEEGKELEAVAQKHKLDLIYLLAPTSNDERIRLVAEHSQGFIYLVSVIGVTGARDSLSENLEGFVTQVRNQTNKPLCIGFGISTAEQARQLARIADGVIVGSRIIQLIESDSSLIELVDFTRQLRNALDHTD
- the trpB gene encoding tryptophan synthase subunit beta, encoding MSTVGKPDIRGYFGDYGGRFVPETLMAALDELEQAYGEACADKVFQDEFQHLCREYIGRPTPLYHARQLSEHAGGAVILLKREDLAHTGAHKINNAVGQALLAKRMGKKRVIAETGAGQHGVAVAAACALLGLKAVVYMGEEDIERQAPNAHRMKLMGAEVRSVSSGSRTLKDAINEAIRDWVTNVGDTYYLLGSVVGPHPYPLLVRDFQSVIGQETRDQMLSIYHRLPDYLVACVGGGSNSIGLFHPFFNDAGVEFVGVEAGGRGLETGSHAAPLAAGKVGVLHGAKSYLLEDDNGQISETHSIAPGLDYPGVGPEHSYYKDIGRASYVAVTDEQAVEGFQLLCTTEGIIPAMEPAHAIYHAAEIASNLPTDKIIVVNLSGRGDKDLEIVARYMDKKK
- a CDS encoding phosphoribosylanthranilate isomerase produces the protein MTYIKICGIKEEKHALAAAEAGADLIGLIFAPSPRRISLEQAQKIAMAVKQSDRPTEVVGVFVNSHVATVNLIADSCYLDRVQLSGDEPWEYCSEIARPVIKAVRVKRGQSAAEVCDYLAEGATALSSQKHVFLLDSEFQGKYGGTGKMLDWNLAKHVAEVYPVLLAGGLTPENVGPAIDKVAPWGVDVSSGVEVGGVKHISRIRAFIRAVRRFDEHSG
- the trpC gene encoding indole-3-glycerol phosphate synthase TrpC, which translates into the protein MLDKIVADKKEELEQHKKAVPVSELESRIAQCAGTLDFAAALKKGSVSIIAEVKRASPSRGVLCHDFNPVALAKTYADNGAAAISVLTESKYFQGNLDHLAEIREDIKIPLLRKDFIFDPYQVYESCAFGADALLLIVAILEQEQLDELLALSHELGLSCLVEVHNESEVDSALRSGARIIGINNRDLKTFQVDIGTTQRLRPLIPEDRVVVSESGISSRQDIDYLKSWGIDAALVGEALLTSNDIAVKLRELVK
- the trpD gene encoding anthranilate phosphoribosyltransferase — protein: MIKEAISNLVSGSSLSFEQAAAVMEEIMGGEATPAQIAAFVTALRIKGETVDEIAGLASVMREKAVPVKATPPMIDTCGTGGDNCSSINISTAAAFVAAGAGLKVAKHGNRAMTSQCGSADVLEALGVKIDLNAQAVAECLEKVGIGFMFAPIFHPAMKHAAGPRREIGIRTVFNILGPLTNPARAEFQVIGVPNKELGEKIAAVLHRLGTKHSLVVHSLDGMDELSISGKSMVWEVNEQGVQPPSEVEPADFNLKKTGISEIRGGTPEENAAILRRIFNGEKGPERDVVVLNAAAAIYAGRRAADLKEGVRLAEVAIDSGQAREKLEGLIRLSNKLG
- a CDS encoding aminodeoxychorismate/anthranilate synthase component II — its product is MLLLIDNYDSFTYNLYQYLSELGEEVKVFRNDKISLDEMERLSPEFIVISPGPGTPRQAGISNEVIRHFGQHLPILGVCLGHQCIGYSYGGRVEGAGEIKHGKSSLIHHDGRGLFEGLPEPFPAIRYHSLAVMRDDLPDCLEVSAWTENGIIMGLRHRQYPIEGVQFHPESIMTEVGKDLLRNFLEMRK
- the trpE gene encoding anthranilate synthase component I, with amino-acid sequence MYYPDLEEVKKLKKRGNLVPVYREMMADLETPVSAYLKIARGNYSFLLESVEGGERLARYSFIGTEPSQVIKTGRENPIDPLTLIEKEFQHYRPVPVSGLPRFHGGIVGYLSYEVARYFERLPTPENDPLGLPESILMLADTLLVFDHLTHKIKIVAHAYLDGDIEQAYREATDKIDRMAERLKQPIGAALSPSAELESPVTSNLTKVDFENIVNKAKDHIYAGDIIQAVLSQRLSKRTSAPPFAIYRALRSINPSPYMYFLHLDDCHIIGASPELLVRVEDGVVSNHPIAGTRPRSHDPDRDLELARELLNDEKERAEHIMLVDLGRNDIGRISEPGTVSVTQFMDIERYSHVMHLVSHVQGKLRAGMTQFDALRACFPAGTVSGAPKIRAMEIIAELEPDKRGPYAGAVGYFDFSGNLDTAITIRTIVIKDGVAHMQAGGGIVADSIPENEYQESLNKAQALLAAMKQAEASHAPVD